A stretch of Sinimarinibacterium sp. NLF-5-8 DNA encodes these proteins:
- the smpB gene encoding SsrA-binding protein SmpB, protein MAQKKTNTQQTHDRTIAVNRRARHDYHIEERYEAGLMLQGWEVKSLRAGRAQITEAYVVLKRGEAFLIGAHFTPLKQTCTHEIADATRTRKLLMHRKELATLIGKVERAGYTLIPLDLHWTRGRAKLEVGLAKGKKLYDKRADLKEKDWQRQKERIMRHDAKS, encoded by the coding sequence ATGGCACAAAAAAAAACCAACACCCAACAAACTCACGACCGCACCATCGCGGTCAACCGACGCGCGCGCCATGATTATCACATCGAGGAACGCTACGAAGCCGGGCTGATGCTGCAAGGCTGGGAAGTCAAAAGCCTGCGCGCCGGTCGCGCACAGATCACCGAAGCCTACGTCGTGCTCAAGCGAGGGGAAGCATTTTTGATTGGCGCCCACTTCACGCCACTCAAACAAACCTGCACGCATGAAATTGCCGACGCCACGCGCACCCGCAAGCTGCTCATGCACCGCAAGGAACTCGCCACCCTGATCGGAAAAGTCGAACGCGCTGGCTACACCCTCATCCCACTTGACCTGCATTGGACACGCGGCCGGGCAAAGCTTGAAGTTGGCTTGGCCAAAGGCAAAAAGCTCTACGACAAGCGTGCCGACCTCAAAGAAAAAGACTGGCAGCGGCAAAAAGAGCGCATCATGCGGCACGATGCAAAATCCTGA
- a CDS encoding CDP-glycerol glycerophosphotransferase family protein: MTFFLKATYPFFFLLSIFLPKNKKIWVFGHYASFSDNTRYFFEHAVKSNEFECYWLANNEKEFLEVSEITGNVVLKNSLKGYWLSSRAYITFICTGFGDVNRLLALNSNVINFWHGTPIKKVFQAALENNDVCFKKRVLLRIRKLVLSFLVWRTKYFYLSNTKESELILNSSNIVPEQVKIFGAPRFDCIKSTAKRDDRFLAWQRVFLYAPTWRENGFWNNIKYSSSDIDSLEHFLKKSNTLFLIKLHPLSDKSEMISLGLRCSEFIRFADEFDMNDINYLYTQADVLLTDVSSAIFDFMILDKKTLFFMPDLQNYLLKDRSIYNYFADELKSLAITNLKELVDNFENIENHVNSPVISEIAAEMRSYKNVNSLVLADIKNEFY, translated from the coding sequence ATGACCTTTTTTTTAAAAGCCACCTATCCTTTCTTTTTTTTGTTATCTATTTTCTTACCTAAAAATAAAAAAATATGGGTATTCGGGCATTATGCTTCTTTTTCAGATAACACAAGATATTTTTTTGAACATGCTGTAAAAAGTAATGAGTTTGAATGCTATTGGTTGGCTAATAATGAAAAAGAATTTTTAGAAGTATCAGAAATAACTGGTAATGTTGTTCTGAAGAATAGTCTAAAAGGTTATTGGCTTTCATCAAGAGCATACATTACGTTCATTTGTACCGGTTTTGGAGATGTTAATAGGTTACTTGCTTTGAATAGTAACGTAATAAATTTCTGGCATGGAACACCCATAAAGAAAGTGTTTCAGGCTGCATTAGAGAATAATGATGTCTGTTTTAAAAAAAGAGTTCTTCTGAGAATTAGAAAGCTTGTCCTGAGTTTTTTAGTTTGGCGTACTAAATATTTTTATTTGTCAAATACAAAAGAGTCTGAGTTAATTTTGAATTCATCTAATATTGTGCCTGAACAAGTTAAAATATTTGGCGCTCCAAGATTCGATTGTATTAAATCTACAGCAAAAAGAGATGATAGATTTTTAGCTTGGCAGCGAGTTTTCCTTTATGCTCCAACTTGGAGAGAAAATGGGTTCTGGAATAATATTAAATACTCATCTAGTGATATTGACTCGTTGGAACATTTTTTGAAGAAAAGTAATACTTTGTTTTTAATTAAATTACACCCTTTGTCAGATAAAAGTGAAATGATAAGTTTAGGGCTAAGGTGTTCAGAGTTTATAAGGTTTGCAGATGAGTTTGATATGAATGATATTAATTACTTATATACACAGGCTGATGTTTTGTTGACAGATGTATCATCTGCGATTTTTGATTTTATGATTTTAGATAAAAAAACGTTATTTTTTATGCCGGATTTACAAAATTACTTATTAAAAGATCGAAGCATTTATAATTATTTTGCAGATGAATTGAAAAGTCTTGCCATTACTAATTTAAAAGAGTTGGTTGATAATTTTGAGAATATTGAGAATCATGTTAATAGTCCTGTTATATCTGAAATTGCTGCCGAAATGAGATCTTATAAAAATGTTAACTCTTTAGTTTTAGCTGATATTAAAAATGAGTTTTACTAG
- a CDS encoding putative quinol monooxygenase: MTKLALFVRLEAKPGQEAALADFLASALPLANAESGTTAWFALKFGPSTFGVFDAFADEAGRQAHLNGQIAAALMANAATLLSSPPNIEKVELLAAKLPA, translated from the coding sequence ATGACCAAGCTCGCCCTGTTTGTTCGCCTCGAAGCCAAACCCGGCCAGGAGGCTGCGCTTGCCGACTTCCTGGCCAGCGCACTGCCGCTCGCCAACGCCGAGTCCGGCACCACGGCCTGGTTCGCATTGAAGTTTGGCCCTTCGACGTTCGGTGTGTTCGATGCCTTTGCCGATGAGGCAGGTCGCCAAGCACATCTGAACGGCCAGATCGCCGCGGCCTTGATGGCCAACGCCGCGACCTTGCTCAGTTCTCCGCCCAATATCGAGAAGGTCGAACTGCTTGCAGCCAAACTGCCTGCATGA
- a CDS encoding helix-turn-helix transcriptional regulator, with protein MTSIRSPQQLGDALRAARKQLGLTQPQLALAAGVGVRFIVELEAGKPTLRLENVLRVIDALGGEIHLSGLPSGASDDQRENDGHGT; from the coding sequence ATGACATCCATTCGATCACCTCAACAACTCGGCGATGCGCTGCGTGCCGCTCGCAAGCAGCTCGGGCTGACCCAGCCCCAGTTGGCGCTGGCGGCTGGGGTGGGGGTGCGCTTCATTGTCGAGCTTGAAGCCGGCAAGCCCACCTTGCGGCTGGAAAACGTGCTGCGGGTCATTGATGCCCTGGGCGGTGAAATCCATTTGAGCGGGTTGCCATCAGGTGCGTCCGACGATCAACGAGAGAATGACGGCCATGGCACATGA
- a CDS encoding addiction module antidote protein: protein MTQKIKVSELPEFDMAEHLTSDEDIAQYLALVIDENDPALLAAALGDIARARGMTQIAQASGLTREALYKALRPGAQPRFDTVQRVCTALGVRLTAVLA, encoded by the coding sequence ATGACTCAAAAAATAAAAGTGTCTGAGCTGCCTGAGTTCGACATGGCCGAGCATCTCACCAGCGATGAAGATATTGCTCAGTACCTGGCTCTGGTCATTGACGAAAACGACCCCGCCTTGCTTGCCGCCGCACTGGGCGACATTGCCCGCGCGCGCGGCATGACGCAGATTGCACAAGCCAGCGGCCTAACGCGCGAAGCCCTGTACAAAGCGCTGCGCCCCGGCGCACAGCCACGATTCGACACCGTGCAACGCGTATGCACCGCGCTGGGCGTGCGCCTCACCGCCGTACTGGCTTGA
- a CDS encoding Fic family protein, translating into MDGGDYKYIWQASDWPNWRFDLAALAEPMAEVSRAQGLLMGRLADVGMALRDQASLAALTEDVVKTSEIEGEQLNVESVRSSIARRLGVDIGALAPVDRHAEGVVEMVLDATANCQALVSRERLFGWHAALFPTGYSGLSKINVGGWRDDATGPMQVVSGPIGRQRVHFEAPPADRLETETSRFLDWLNGTSNEPPLLKAGLGHLWFVTLHPFDDGNGRIARAIGDLLLARADGSPQRFYSLSAQIQRERKAYYDILERTQKRSMDVTEWLAWFLDTLHRAVDQAQHTLDAVLTKARFWQRWATTPLNERQVKLLNKLLDGFEGKLTSSKWAAIAKCSPDTALRDINDLLTRGVLRKSDAGGRSTSYELNDLPE; encoded by the coding sequence ATGGATGGCGGCGATTACAAATACATCTGGCAGGCCAGTGACTGGCCAAACTGGCGCTTCGACCTGGCGGCGCTGGCCGAGCCCATGGCTGAGGTCAGTCGTGCCCAAGGGCTCTTGATGGGGCGTCTGGCTGACGTCGGCATGGCCTTGCGTGACCAAGCGAGTCTCGCGGCGCTCACCGAGGACGTGGTCAAGACCAGCGAGATCGAAGGCGAGCAGCTCAACGTTGAATCCGTGCGCTCGTCCATCGCCCGCAGGTTGGGCGTGGATATCGGCGCGCTCGCTCCGGTCGATCGCCATGCCGAAGGCGTGGTCGAGATGGTGCTCGATGCCACCGCCAACTGCCAGGCACTGGTATCGCGTGAGCGCCTGTTCGGCTGGCATGCCGCACTGTTTCCTACCGGCTATTCTGGGCTCTCCAAGATCAACGTCGGCGGCTGGCGCGACGATGCCACCGGCCCGATGCAGGTGGTGTCCGGACCCATCGGCCGCCAGCGGGTGCATTTCGAAGCACCGCCGGCCGATCGCCTCGAGACCGAAACCAGCCGCTTCCTCGACTGGCTGAATGGCACATCAAACGAACCGCCACTGCTCAAGGCAGGCCTTGGCCATCTGTGGTTCGTCACTCTGCATCCATTCGATGATGGCAATGGCCGTATCGCCCGGGCCATTGGCGATCTGCTGCTGGCGCGTGCCGATGGCAGCCCGCAACGCTTCTACAGTTTGTCGGCGCAGATCCAGCGCGAACGCAAGGCTTACTACGACATCCTGGAGAGGACGCAGAAGCGGTCGATGGATGTCACCGAGTGGCTTGCGTGGTTCCTCGACACGCTTCATCGCGCCGTCGACCAAGCCCAGCACACGCTGGACGCTGTCCTGACGAAAGCGCGGTTCTGGCAGCGCTGGGCGACGACCCCGTTGAACGAGCGGCAGGTGAAATTGCTGAACAAGCTGCTCGATGGTTTCGAGGGCAAGCTCACCAGCAGCAAGTGGGCGGCCATCGCCAAATGCTCGCCGGACACGGCACTGCGCGACATCAACGATCTGCTGACGCGGGGCGTGCTGCGCAAATCGGATGCGGGCGGGCGCAGCACCAGCTATGAGCTGAACGACCTGCCGGAGTAG
- a CDS encoding GlxA family transcriptional regulator: protein MTPISIDNNDNIDIIVAMKLHILVCDGVFDLGLAALTDTVGLANAMAGSLPQAPAHIELTLVGVRRRIRTAQGLTVPVVTAHGVPEPDVVLVPAFGDKMPDTLSARLTRPDVPDAVAALQQWSTAGAHLGAACSGSFLLAESGLLDGHRATTSWWLGPMFRQRYPNVKLDESRMIVNSTRFTTAGAALAHVDLALRIIRGRSPALAALVARYLLVETRSSQAEFVIPDHLAHADPMVERFECWARRRLAQGFSLAEAASAVGTSERTLARRLQSVLGKTPLSYFQDLRVEHAVHLLRTGNASVDQVAAQVGYSDGVTLRALLRRKLGRGVRELRRGG from the coding sequence ATGACACCTATCTCTATAGACAATAATGACAACATTGATATCATTGTTGCCATGAAACTCCACATCCTTGTTTGTGATGGCGTGTTTGATCTGGGGCTTGCGGCGCTCACCGACACAGTGGGCTTGGCCAATGCGATGGCGGGCTCGCTGCCACAGGCTCCCGCGCACATAGAGCTCACGCTGGTGGGCGTGCGGCGTCGCATCCGAACTGCGCAAGGCTTGACGGTCCCCGTGGTCACTGCGCATGGTGTGCCCGAACCAGACGTCGTGCTCGTGCCTGCGTTTGGCGACAAGATGCCTGACACGCTCTCGGCTCGACTCACACGCCCCGATGTGCCCGACGCGGTCGCGGCGCTACAGCAGTGGTCCACCGCTGGCGCGCACCTTGGTGCCGCTTGCTCCGGTAGTTTCTTGCTTGCAGAGAGTGGCCTGCTTGATGGGCATCGTGCGACGACGTCATGGTGGCTGGGGCCGATGTTTCGGCAGCGCTATCCGAACGTCAAGCTGGACGAGTCACGCATGATCGTGAACTCGACACGCTTCACCACCGCGGGTGCCGCTTTGGCCCACGTCGACTTGGCCTTGCGCATCATCCGAGGGCGCAGTCCGGCGCTGGCGGCCCTGGTGGCACGCTATCTGCTGGTCGAGACACGCAGTTCGCAAGCCGAGTTCGTGATTCCCGACCACCTTGCGCATGCCGACCCGATGGTGGAGCGCTTCGAGTGCTGGGCCAGACGTCGGCTCGCGCAGGGGTTCTCGCTGGCCGAGGCGGCCAGCGCCGTGGGCACAAGCGAGCGCACCTTGGCGCGGCGGCTGCAAAGCGTTTTGGGCAAGACACCGCTGTCGTATTTCCAGGACCTGCGCGTGGAGCATGCCGTCCATCTCTTGCGCACCGGAAACGCGAGCGTCGACCAAGTCGCCGCACAGGTCGGGTACTCGGATGGGGTGACCCTGCGGGCCCTGTTGCGCCGCAAGCTGGGCCGGGGCGTCAGGGAGTTGCGACGCGGCGGATGA
- a CDS encoding type II toxin-antitoxin system HipA family toxin: MAHELDVWLFAERVGTLALVDGRLSFCYAPGWLSHKDAVALSASLPLQAEPFDDRKTRPFFAGLLPEGQMRRLIAQQFQVSGQNDFALLDHIGGECAGAVTFLEPGQALPVPTRSDDVQWLSDEEVVAILDELPRRPMLAGKDGLRLSLAGAQDKLPVVFDGARIGLPLNGTPSSHILKPPIHAVEDSVINEGFCMALADAMQLKPAKSKVHQVLDRSFLLVERYDRLIDTQGHRQRLHQEDFCQALGVVPEMKYQNEGGPDLAQCFDLVRSATRPSALQVLRLLDCVIFNALIGNHDAHAKNFSLLYSGKTPVLAPFYDTLSTAVYPTLTQKMAMKIGSKYKFTEVQARHWEQFAEGVGFTKAQAKRRILELAKLLPATARKLQSDPGHSFAGNAVVEQINTLIEQRCALTIRRLTDPAAENDAAAEPSI, translated from the coding sequence ATGGCACATGAGTTGGATGTCTGGCTTTTCGCCGAGCGTGTCGGCACCTTGGCGCTGGTCGATGGGCGACTGAGTTTTTGCTACGCACCCGGTTGGCTGTCACACAAAGACGCCGTTGCCTTATCCGCCTCGTTGCCCCTGCAAGCCGAGCCGTTCGACGATCGTAAAACGCGTCCTTTCTTTGCTGGTCTTCTACCCGAAGGGCAGATGCGCCGCTTGATTGCGCAGCAGTTTCAGGTGTCTGGCCAGAACGACTTTGCGCTGCTGGACCACATCGGTGGCGAATGCGCCGGAGCCGTGACCTTCCTTGAACCCGGGCAGGCTTTGCCTGTGCCGACCCGCAGCGATGACGTTCAATGGCTGAGCGATGAGGAAGTCGTGGCCATCCTGGATGAATTGCCGCGTCGACCTATGCTCGCAGGCAAAGACGGCTTGCGGCTTTCCTTGGCTGGCGCCCAAGACAAGCTGCCAGTGGTTTTCGATGGTGCGCGCATCGGGCTGCCCCTCAACGGCACGCCGAGCTCTCACATCCTGAAGCCGCCTATTCACGCCGTTGAAGACAGCGTGATCAACGAAGGATTTTGCATGGCACTGGCTGATGCCATGCAGCTCAAGCCAGCGAAATCGAAAGTCCACCAGGTATTGGATCGCTCATTCCTGCTGGTTGAGCGCTACGACCGACTGATCGATACGCAGGGGCACCGGCAACGCCTTCATCAAGAGGACTTTTGCCAGGCGCTGGGCGTGGTGCCCGAAATGAAGTACCAGAATGAAGGTGGCCCGGATCTGGCCCAGTGTTTTGATCTGGTGCGCAGTGCAACCCGCCCCAGTGCGCTGCAAGTCCTGCGACTGCTCGACTGCGTGATCTTCAATGCGCTGATTGGCAATCATGATGCGCACGCCAAGAATTTCTCTCTGCTGTACTCAGGCAAGACACCCGTTCTGGCACCGTTTTACGACACGCTCTCGACGGCGGTGTATCCAACCCTGACGCAGAAAATGGCGATGAAAATCGGCAGCAAGTACAAGTTCACCGAAGTCCAGGCGCGGCACTGGGAACAGTTCGCCGAAGGCGTCGGCTTTACCAAGGCGCAGGCCAAACGGCGCATTCTGGAGTTGGCAAAGTTACTGCCTGCGACGGCGCGCAAGCTCCAGTCAGACCCCGGCCACAGCTTTGCTGGCAATGCCGTGGTTGAGCAAATCAATACCTTGATTGAGCAACGCTGTGCCCTGACGATTCGGCGGCTTACCGATCCCGCAGCCGAAAATGACGCAGCCGCAGAACCCTCGATCTGA
- a CDS encoding type IV toxin-antitoxin system AbiEi family antitoxin → MATTGQNKLNTLYTRLAPGTPLTSEDLAALGISADLAVHYVKAGWLTRLTRGVYCRPNDTLALHPSLLLLQRRFEGLHVGGKSALDWYGLRQYVLQEPVLHLYGWTTGRLPAWFTEQFPAEYHRKRLFDEQPDALLHVGPFEQRSGAPQVSAPERALLELLSDVGVRQPLQEARELVESAYSLRADVLRALLQRCTSVKTVRLCLQLGREGSLPWVAKLDPATLPTGSDRPWVSRSADGLLVLKP, encoded by the coding sequence ATGGCTACGACTGGACAGAACAAGCTAAATACGCTCTACACCCGGCTGGCGCCGGGCACACCGCTGACCTCGGAGGATCTGGCGGCGCTGGGCATATCCGCAGACCTGGCCGTCCACTACGTGAAGGCCGGCTGGCTCACGCGCCTGACGCGCGGGGTGTACTGCCGCCCGAATGACACCCTGGCCCTGCATCCCAGCCTGTTGCTGTTGCAACGCCGGTTCGAGGGCCTGCACGTTGGTGGCAAGTCGGCGCTCGACTGGTACGGCCTGCGTCAGTACGTGTTGCAGGAGCCGGTGCTGCATCTGTATGGCTGGACGACCGGCCGCCTGCCGGCGTGGTTCACCGAGCAGTTCCCGGCCGAGTACCACCGCAAGCGCCTGTTCGACGAGCAGCCGGATGCCCTGCTGCATGTTGGCCCTTTTGAGCAGCGCAGTGGGGCGCCGCAGGTCTCGGCGCCGGAACGGGCGCTGCTGGAGCTGCTGAGCGATGTCGGCGTGCGCCAGCCCTTGCAGGAGGCGCGCGAGCTTGTCGAAAGCGCCTACAGCCTGCGCGCCGACGTGTTGCGCGCGCTGTTGCAGCGCTGCACGAGCGTCAAGACCGTGCGCTTGTGTCTCCAGCTCGGCCGCGAGGGTTCGCTGCCCTGGGTCGCCAAGCTCGACCCGGCCACGCTGCCGACGGGCAGCGACCGGCCCTGGGTGTCTCGATCGGCTGATGGACTCTTGGTGCTCAAGCCATGA
- a CDS encoding AlpA family transcriptional regulator, with the protein MEVVHLNQKQLAARWNISEATLERWRSVGIGPKFLKLCGRVAYRQVDIEAYEESCLQISTSQSVAAHVSAG; encoded by the coding sequence ATGGAAGTCGTTCACCTCAACCAAAAACAACTGGCTGCCCGCTGGAATATCAGCGAGGCCACCCTGGAGCGCTGGCGTAGCGTCGGGATCGGGCCAAAATTCCTGAAACTCTGTGGCCGGGTGGCTTACCGCCAGGTCGACATCGAGGCCTACGAGGAGTCGTGCCTGCAGATTTCAACCAGCCAGTCGGTCGCGGCGCACGTAAGTGCCGGCTGA
- a CDS encoding glycosyltransferase family 4 protein has translation MKIALVSQVVVPGLLTFRKELISELSMQGHKVYCFALDFNDQTRARVRDLGGIPVDYSLSRGGLNPLRDFFDTFALYRKFKQLEIDLMLAFFVKPVIYGSFAAKFANIRTRIGMLEGLGFSFTEQPYRLPFKTQLIRWVQVRLYKLAIPSLNKIIFLNDDDPKDLIHKYSIKAQSVEVLGGIGLNLNNFPYSQVDQDKIRFIFVGRLLAEKGIREYINAAKLVKSQYPDVEFVVLGGLDESSPGGLTKEGLDTLIADGTVIFPGFVDDVSRWIAESSVFVLPSYREGFPRSTQEAMAIGRAVITTDVPGCRDTVIDGVNGFLVPKWDSVALSKAMLKFIENPTLVSSMGGESYKIAKDKFDVFKVNRRLISILGIDSSKG, from the coding sequence ATGAAAATCGCTTTAGTATCACAAGTTGTTGTTCCAGGATTGCTCACATTCCGAAAAGAGCTTATTTCAGAATTATCAATGCAGGGTCATAAGGTTTACTGTTTTGCGCTCGATTTTAATGATCAAACGCGCGCGCGAGTGCGCGATCTAGGAGGTATTCCAGTTGATTATTCATTAAGCCGAGGCGGATTGAATCCGCTACGTGATTTTTTTGATACATTTGCACTGTATCGTAAATTTAAGCAACTTGAGATTGATTTAATGCTGGCTTTTTTTGTGAAACCAGTCATCTATGGAAGCTTTGCAGCTAAATTTGCAAACATTAGAACGCGTATTGGTATGCTTGAAGGGTTGGGTTTTTCTTTTACAGAGCAACCATACCGACTCCCATTTAAAACTCAATTGATCCGTTGGGTTCAGGTGCGCTTATATAAGCTGGCAATTCCATCATTAAATAAAATTATTTTTTTAAATGATGATGATCCGAAAGATCTTATTCATAAATACTCGATTAAAGCTCAATCTGTTGAAGTCCTAGGAGGGATTGGGCTTAACTTAAATAACTTTCCATATAGTCAAGTTGATCAAGATAAAATTCGTTTTATATTTGTTGGCCGATTGCTTGCTGAAAAGGGTATCCGTGAATACATCAATGCTGCGAAATTGGTGAAAAGCCAATATCCAGATGTGGAATTTGTAGTTCTTGGTGGGCTGGATGAAAGTAGCCCTGGTGGGCTGACTAAAGAAGGCCTTGATACCCTTATCGCAGATGGTACCGTTATTTTTCCGGGCTTTGTTGATGATGTATCCCGCTGGATTGCTGAGTCGAGTGTGTTTGTTTTGCCTTCCTATAGAGAAGGTTTTCCTCGCAGTACGCAAGAAGCGATGGCGATAGGTCGTGCGGTTATTACAACTGATGTGCCAGGCTGTCGTGATACAGTCATTGATGGAGTGAACGGTTTTTTGGTGCCGAAATGGGATTCTGTTGCATTATCAAAAGCAATGCTTAAATTTATAGAAAACCCTACTCTTGTATCTTCGATGGGGGGAGAAAGCTATAAAATTGCAAAAGATAAATTTGATGTTTTTAAGGTTAATCGACGCTTAATCTCTATATTAGGCATTGATTCTTCTAAGGGGTAG
- the tagD gene encoding glycerol-3-phosphate cytidylyltransferase, translated as MKRIITYGTFDLLHYGHINLLRRAKQQGDYLIVALSTDEFNWDSKQKKCFFDYEKRKHLLEAVRYVDLVIPENNWDQKVDDVKMYHVDTFVMGDDWKGKFDFLKEHCEVVYLPRTPEISTTQIKAEIKG; from the coding sequence ATGAAACGCATTATTACTTACGGAACCTTCGACCTTCTTCACTACGGCCACATTAACTTGCTGCGTCGTGCCAAGCAGCAGGGCGATTACTTAATTGTGGCGCTTTCCACGGATGAATTTAATTGGGATTCAAAGCAAAAAAAGTGTTTTTTTGATTATGAAAAGCGTAAGCATTTGCTAGAGGCCGTGCGTTATGTGGATTTAGTGATCCCTGAAAACAACTGGGATCAGAAAGTAGACGATGTGAAGATGTACCACGTGGATACCTTTGTTATGGGCGATGACTGGAAAGGTAAGTTTGATTTCCTTAAAGAGCATTGTGAAGTGGTGTATCTCCCAAGAACACCAGAAATAAGTACCACACAAATTAAAGCAGAGATAAAAGGATGA
- a CDS encoding sodium-dependent transporter produces the protein MNIRESSYGYWSSTHSFLWVVVGATVSISTLTRVPYLMSQYGGSAFLLTYLLCAILFAVPLMLAEWILGRWSRDDVVAGMGHLAQAAQARRSWKAVGMMALAGAILVLSYYSVMAGWSMAYTFRMAGGAVSGLDVAQSRQLFLDLAQDPERSLSWHTLFMVAVCVVVAHGFKEGVERAAVRLVPAAMTLVVGLLVYAMAKVDIQPAWAQLMTPDFAKLGWRGVIEAMIQAFFTMSLGIGVMMNLGVYLPASAPIKRLAFSVLLINIAFSVVAGVALYALVLASDQSPVAGLALIFQIVPLSLPNTFGGTLFGVAFFLTLFLITLCSATVMLEPLTRYLSDRLRWTRVFAATSGALIIWYLGLGSLLSFNIWHDAELFGRTFFGWIQFLTINLLVPATALLICIFVGSIMPRELAWVAWGERNRRIFDIWFFMLRYPARISLIIILLYSTGLLDVLMRFWTG, from the coding sequence ATGAACATCCGCGAAAGTAGTTACGGGTATTGGTCGTCCACACACAGTTTTTTGTGGGTGGTGGTAGGCGCGACGGTTTCGATCAGCACCCTGACACGGGTGCCTTATTTGATGAGCCAGTATGGCGGCTCGGCTTTTTTATTGACGTATCTGCTTTGTGCGATTTTGTTTGCGGTGCCCTTGATGTTGGCCGAGTGGATTCTTGGGCGCTGGTCGCGTGATGATGTTGTTGCAGGAATGGGGCATTTGGCGCAGGCGGCGCAGGCGCGCCGAAGCTGGAAGGCCGTCGGAATGATGGCGCTGGCGGGGGCGATTCTGGTTCTGTCGTATTACAGCGTGATGGCCGGTTGGAGTATGGCTTATACATTCCGGATGGCCGGGGGGGCGGTCAGCGGTCTGGATGTTGCGCAATCACGCCAGCTTTTTCTGGATCTGGCTCAGGATCCTGAACGTAGCCTGTCTTGGCATACGCTGTTCATGGTGGCGGTGTGTGTGGTGGTCGCGCATGGTTTCAAGGAGGGGGTTGAGCGTGCGGCGGTGAGACTGGTGCCAGCTGCTATGACGTTGGTGGTTGGCTTGCTGGTCTATGCGATGGCGAAGGTTGATATACAGCCCGCATGGGCGCAGTTGATGACCCCTGATTTTGCAAAACTGGGCTGGCGCGGGGTGATCGAAGCCATGATTCAGGCCTTTTTCACGATGAGTCTGGGGATTGGTGTGATGATGAATCTGGGGGTCTATTTACCGGCATCGGCACCCATCAAACGGTTGGCGTTTTCGGTGCTGTTGATCAACATTGCGTTCAGCGTCGTGGCGGGTGTTGCACTGTATGCGTTGGTACTGGCTTCAGATCAGTCACCAGTCGCCGGGCTGGCGCTGATTTTTCAGATTGTGCCGCTGAGTCTGCCAAATACCTTTGGCGGAACGCTGTTCGGTGTTGCTTTTTTTCTGACGCTGTTTTTGATCACACTGTGTTCGGCGACGGTGATGCTGGAGCCTCTGACTCGCTATTTGAGCGATCGCTTGCGTTGGACACGGGTATTTGCGGCGACCAGCGGTGCATTGATCATCTGGTATCTCGGGCTGGGCAGTCTGCTGTCATTCAATATCTGGCATGACGCGGAATTGTTTGGCCGCACCTTTTTTGGATGGATCCAGTTTCTGACAATCAATCTTTTAGTCCCGGCGACCGCTTTGCTGATTTGTATTTTTGTTGGCAGCATCATGCCGCGCGAGCTCGCATGGGTTGCCTGGGGGGAGCGGAACCGGCGCATTTTTGATATATGGTTTTTCATGTTGCGCTATCCCGCACGGATCAGCCTGATCATCATTTTGTTGTATTCAACGGGGCTGCTGGATGTTTTGATGCGTTTTTGGACGGGATAA
- a CDS encoding BrnA antitoxin family protein — protein sequence MSGLKINDLSRAEVVAAVQAIPPARDFVWDGRDQDECPLSATEMREGMARAKKRGRPAGSEKVSTTIRLDADVLAALRATGAGWQTRVNKILRERFAL from the coding sequence ATGAGTGGCTTGAAAATCAATGATCTGAGTCGCGCCGAGGTGGTGGCGGCAGTGCAGGCAATCCCTCCGGCACGCGATTTTGTGTGGGATGGCAGGGATCAGGACGAGTGTCCGTTGAGTGCCACAGAAATGCGTGAAGGGATGGCGCGGGCAAAAAAACGAGGACGCCCGGCGGGTAGTGAAAAGGTTTCAACAACTATCCGGCTTGATGCCGATGTGCTGGCTGCGTTGCGTGCAACAGGGGCTGGCTGGCAAACGCGCGTGAATAAGATTCTGCGTGAGCGGTTTGCGCTTTAA
- a CDS encoding BrnT family toxin produces the protein MKSTLTWDENKRLANLAKHRLDFADARWVLESAYRLDVEVVRNNEVRTLSFSYVLDVLAVLTVVHTQRGGLFV, from the coding sequence ATGAAATCGACGCTGACATGGGACGAGAACAAACGGCTAGCCAACTTGGCCAAGCATCGGCTGGATTTCGCTGATGCGCGTTGGGTGTTGGAGTCTGCTTATCGGCTGGATGTGGAGGTGGTTCGTAACAACGAAGTCCGTACATTGTCGTTTTCTTATGTGCTTGATGTGCTGGCCGTGTTGACGGTTGTGCATACTCAGCGCGGGGGGTTGTTCGTGTGA